From a single Coriobacteriaceae bacterium genomic region:
- a CDS encoding twin-arginine translocase TatA/TatE family subunit has translation MFGIGEGELAIIVVFGFLLFGPDKLPQMGRTIGRAIRQFRETQEKMTAVVQSEIIDPVSEAASAPVKPKKTAATDDDSDADEDAAETAAPAKKETFAERRARLAAEKAASEGAAEGESAVEEPATEGADAGSADAAAESASTAEPEPEPEPAEPTTADLYARRPRKRKAVVDQLARELEAEDDAAAADAPKGGDE, from the coding sequence GTGTTTGGTATTGGAGAGGGTGAGCTCGCGATCATCGTGGTCTTCGGCTTTTTGCTGTTTGGCCCGGATAAGCTCCCGCAGATGGGCCGCACGATCGGCCGTGCCATCCGTCAGTTCCGCGAGACGCAGGAAAAGATGACGGCCGTTGTTCAGTCCGAGATTATCGATCCGGTGAGCGAGGCCGCGTCGGCCCCGGTCAAGCCCAAGAAGACTGCTGCGACCGACGACGATTCCGATGCGGACGAGGATGCCGCCGAGACGGCAGCGCCCGCCAAGAAGGAGACCTTTGCCGAGCGTCGCGCCCGTCTTGCTGCCGAGAAGGCCGCAAGCGAGGGTGCTGCTGAGGGCGAAAGCGCTGTTGAGGAGCCTGCGACCGAGGGCGCCGACGCCGGGTCCGCCGATGCCGCCGCCGAGTCCGCTTCCACTGCAGAGCCGGAGCCCGAGCCCGAGCCGGCAGAGCCCACGACGGCTGACCTCTACGCCCGTCGTCCCCGCAAGCGCAAGGCCGTCGTCGACCAGCTCGCTCGCGAGCTCGAGGCCGAGGACGACGCCGCTGCCGCCGATGCCCCGAAGGGAGGCGATGAGTAA
- a CDS encoding STAS domain-containing protein produces MDLGISTNPTPELYTIKVTGEIDISNADSLRNAIDLALEQPTEAVELDFAQVSYIDSTGIGVLVGAAHHAVDHGKRFSCTNVQPPVMRVVQLLGVDQEISITAA; encoded by the coding sequence ATGGATTTGGGTATTTCCACCAACCCCACGCCAGAGCTCTACACCATTAAGGTAACCGGCGAGATCGATATCTCTAACGCCGATAGCCTGCGCAATGCCATCGACCTGGCGCTCGAGCAGCCCACCGAGGCCGTTGAGCTCGATTTTGCCCAGGTGAGCTACATCGATTCGACGGGCATTGGCGTGCTCGTGGGCGCCGCGCACCACGCGGTTGACCACGGCAAGCGCTTTAGCTGCACGAATGTGCAGCCCCCGGTGATGCGCGTGGTTCAGCTGTTGGGTGTCGACCAGGAGATTTCGATCACCGCTGCATAA